Genomic DNA from Xyrauchen texanus isolate HMW12.3.18 chromosome 28, RBS_HiC_50CHRs, whole genome shotgun sequence:
TTACTGTGAGCTAGCTGAAAGCTATTGCTTGGTAATAACAAATTCACCTCTGCAAATCAAGGCCATACCAGTTGCCTGATAATTCAACCTGCAGCAGATTCATACGTCTAAAGTGCTGTTCACAcagaatgcattcttgcattataATAAGATTATAATCTTCAAAagattaactaattttaacttgaCATGCCATCTTTAAAATGTAGCGCTCATTGCGCAAGgtcttgaaaataacaaaaagcaAAAAGTGAGATGTGATGCAAAGGTTGGTgcttaaaaatagcacagatggattACAAGTGCACATCCTGGCTGTACAGCATCTAATGCTTTTAATTTTTTCTACAGAGGAAGAAAAAGCTAACAATGCAGAAGATCATGAGCTGATGTTGGACATTTTCGTTACTTTCTTAATCGCAGGTgagttaatatgtttttttttccccataaaaTCTGGCGGTTATAAACAATGCTGAATTCTTCTGCAGGACAAGagacaacagccaatcagctctCATTTGCAATAATGGAATTAGGGAGACACCCCGAGATATATAAAAGGTAAAACACTTTAGGGACACGTGGACCCCTTTCATCTATCTGGTATTACAAGACTcagttcaatacaatttaatttctATTCAATTTCCAGGGCTAAAGCAGAGGTGGATGAAGTCCTTGGGACAAAAAGGGACATTTCAAATGAAGACATAGGAAAACTCACTTACTTGTCTCAGGTTGGTCCATTGGCAGAGACATCCTGTTCCACCACCTGTTCAGTCATAAAGAGTGTTGAATGGTGATCATCATAATGTTGTTGCAGGTGTTGAAGGAGACTTTGCGTCTATACCCATCGGCTCCAGGAACATCTCGCTGGCTGCCTGAGGACATGGTTATTAATGGTCTGAAAATCCCAAGAGGCTGTGCTGTTACTGTGAGTATTCTTCTCCTCATACGTTCTTCAGTGCTTTACTTTTTTTCTTGAGTTTTTGAGATTTGAGTTTTCCTAATACTGCATGGCCATGTACACACTGCAATGTTTTGGGTGTGACAACCACATTTATTTGCAGGACTGAGTCCCCTAAATTATCATTCTCTGTGTACAGTATATGGAATATGAGAAGGGGCACGAGTAGCCATGCCAAAGATCTCTGACAAAGTAAAAATGCCGTTGCCATGGTCCAAGCAAATGTAAAGCTCTTTTTTGAAACCACTACGTTTAACCACAGTGCTATGCAATACGCCTTATGCATGAAGTCAGTGGGCAtgaccatgaagttttggtattttcatgcaagcatgtgctGCTAGGCTTAGTGGGTTGCCAAAATAGTGTACACAAAGACCAAgtgatatactgtaaatgaagacagcccgttcataagaagttggtagcaTTAGAAGTATATTAACAGTAcatttaaaagacaacacaaattaTATCTTACTTTATTTTGCACACTAACTGTGTACTTCTTAAATGTACTTCAGCTGAAGTGTACTTCAGCTATACCTCTATGACACCCTCTTATATAAGCATGGAAAAGATAGTGCTCTTCATTACTATTTAGATATAGGCTCAGTAAAGTATAAAGAATGTAGGCCAGTTGGTCTACTGACACAACACCATGGCTAGTATTAACTGTAATTGTCAGTGACATAATTTTATGTTCAACTGCAATTGTAAGAGTTTGGCATGTACTTTGATgcagggttggactggtaatctggcataccgggcattttcccggtgtgcTGACACACTTTTGGGCTGATGAGGGGtggaatgtccatcgggagaaccgagcaagCCGGTGTTTCGGCCGcaaaacgtgctgaatgggccgccagaagcaacaatgagccaccacgttatgcagaacggaccacagaacggtgctgcgatatgcagaaatggacagcagacacaaaacacagacacaaatgaATACAGAAATTTCCCAcacaattaaaagaaaatagattaGAGAAATAAGcccaaataaagaaaattattattaaacaaaaataaacatacagAATGCAATATTGCTCAATGAGCATTACAAACATACACCCAATAGGAAGAAAACACTTAAAAGAAAATACTAATTCAAACCACATGGGCTGCAACCGCAACTTAGCTCCTTGAGCCAAACAGGACACTGTGACTTCCCACAAGTCCAATGCGGTTCACAAAGCTGGCATTTAGTTCACACACAGGCCGCAATAACTGAAAGGCCAGAAGTCCTTAAGCGTACAGAGAAACGCTGGCCTCAGGAAGAtacatatttacaataaatatgaaTTCTAGAACAAACAATCATATGAGAAATGCTACATACCAAGAATGCGAGGAAGGATCAAACACAGATCAACACAGAGCAAGTCAGAAACATGCACTGTAGATGGAAATCAAACATACCATTTGTCATATGTAAACCTACCCCGGTAAGGGGAAGGTGAGCTCATTAATGCGAAATCAAAATTATATTCCTAACTGTGGATGGGCAACGATCAAACCCCCAATGGCCAGAAAACAAATGCTCTCCAAACCCCACTACAAACAAGCAGGCTAACGTTAGTCAGCGCACTAAACACAAGCGTTCATTAGCCACATATCTGATAGCCTTACCTCCCTGACAATGATGTGTAACACCAAAAAAGGGGTGGTTACTCAATGACAATTCCTGGTGGAAGAACGCAATCTATGGCTGTGTcttgtttcgaaggctgcgtgctaggtatgACGCATCTTttaaaggctgcagtataccgagcgtcctcctttaaacaagcctcgtttaaacgatCTTCATAGGACATATGGAaacggaatgtaacatggttgctatgacagaaCGCCACTGTTTAACAAGTGTgggcgctttgagtgagaagggaacaaattacctttagaagggaatgtatgaggtacattttaggagagttataatgacgtaaagagaaaaggaaatatatgttacaggtgtacttttagtctaatactttattttacttatatattcatataattatacatatatacactctgcaaccatctactgaggtacttcaacttgggaacttggtgcccacgaaggatatatctcatgcatcctctgaattccaaCGAAAGAAGGTCccatttgaaggctgcattcaaagAGTCCTAATCGCTTTTcttaaacgagacagcctcgatgacgtatgcagccgacaaatgcaacctccggaggatgcagccttccaaacaagacatAGCTTATATATACTCTTTCCCCAATGCTAATAAGCCATTGGAAGATCAGACAATGCTGCCCGACTGATTAATCATCAGGAAAGGGAGGTGGAGTTACCAATTACCCTGCCAcagtaagatgacatcataatagcttgtaatgcaaaataatgagatctttataatgacagagcaggctgcatgTACGAAAATACAGAGAAATATCACTTCACACTTCCACAGtacattttataagatatattttatataatagaattttcaaagctctttGATTTTTTTGTGGGTGACATGAATGGAATTTTATGGTTattgagagatatacctcaaaagcctgttgtagcatatttgatacatggatttcaaatggggtttttaataaagtaatatacacatttttaaccaagATCaggttgcttatattcagcaaatactacTTTTAAAATATCAGTTACAATATAATCATTTCTGTTACTTTTACTCTATTAAAATATGCTGTAATTTATCCCAGCATTAGTCTCTTTTCACGCAAGTTCaccaccattttaaatagatagatataaacattgaaaccacttttatcacaaataaccactagatggtgccataaacatgtgaaacgtACATACCATAGCTTGTTTGGCtcatcagcttgaacagagagtgaaacaggagccgtCAAATGTTATGGGGTTAAAATGTTGAGAACTATAAGTatgccattcataggttaattttctctaaACTGTAAACAATGTGGCGCTATAAAGATTCCTGTGTTTGTATTGAGTGATCTGCTTACAACAAAGTAACTCAACCAATGGCTGTTTGAATAACTGCAGACGAGGGGCCTGTTCAGCAAGCTGTTTTAATAACATTGTTTATTCCTTTCGGTGGTGCTAGTGgtcagaaatgacatacttcaacATCCTGAGGGGAATGGCCAACCCAATTTAAATTCCAACTCATGAATTAAAAGTGTCGGTTCTTCAATTCAGAAATTTGCCCTACCCTGATAAGTACATTAAGAATTTTAACCACTGCCAACTCTTTCCGTACAGCTCAGTACTTATGTCTCCTCAAGAATGGATACATTTTTCAAAGATCCACTCAAGTTTGATCCAGAGAGATTTCATGTGAATGCCCCAAAGTAATTACCACCAACAGTTCCATTTTGCCCTCTTAATGAGAAATGGGTCAGGAAGGTTAACTAATGGCTGTAACAATCTAACTAATCGACTAGAGCTTTATGTTTGAAAcaaattcacttttatttgacatttacTGTCATGAATCAAATCATCTGCTGTGAGGAATGTTCACATTAGACTTTGAtatgttttgttcaataaaaggTTAGAGCTATTTAGCCTATATATTTGTTGAACATCTATCAGTTACCCCATTGAAGGACTGCACTTAACCATATATCGCTAAGAAACTTGTCTGATTGGTGTCTGTTGCACAtgatcttaaaccagcctaatatATTGGACTTATTTAAAACTAGTCATTCAGACAACACATCGACTTTGAAAATTCATTGTTTTTTGCACATCTACTACTCTAAACATGTTTTACCAGTTACTACTGTATGTTATCAACATTACAGAAGCAAATATGCTTATTTCAGTTCTGTTCTTGTACAACAGGCCTTATTACTGCTACTATCCATTTGCACTTGGACCACGATCCTGTCTAGGACAGGCCTTCTCACAGGTGATGAAACATTCACATTTGCACCTCCTTTGCTACTTGACAGAATTCAAAAATGTCAGGGCCTACTTACAACGATGacacaaaacattatgaccactcacaggtgaagtgaataacgttgatcatctcctaacaggGCCACTTGTcatggtctgggtagattagatggtaagtgaataATCGGTtcttgtagtcaatgtgttgaatgcaggagaaatgggcaggagtaaagacctgagcaactttgacaaagGCCATATTGTTaaggccagatgactgggtcagagcatctctgaaacagcaaaactTGATGGGTGCTCCAGAGGTGAGTATCTACCAACAGTTGTCCGAGTAGGGGACAAACCACAGaccagcgacagggtgttgggcgcccaaggctcatcaatgcacaagggcaacaaaggctatcccgtctggtctaaACGACAGAAAGTCTAATGTGGCACAAATCACAgacaattttaatgatggttaagaCAGGAATGCGTCAACACACAGCAtatcgcaccctgctgcatatgagGCTTTGTAGCTGAAGACCAGTCAGAGTGTCCATagtcgaaagcgcctacaattggctggaccttggagcagtggaaaatggtcgcctggtccgatgagtcccattttcctTTATATCATGTGGACAGCCATGTACGTGTGTgcctctgggcaatgttctgctgggtccggccattcatgtggacatcaattttacaggtgccacctacctaaacatcgttgcagaccaggtacagcTCTTCATgccaatggtattccctgatggcagtggcctattttagcaggataatgcaccctgccacactacacacattgtttgggaatgtttGAGGAACacaatgaagagttcaaggtgttgccctggcctccatattccccagatctcaatccgattgagcatctgtgggatgttttggaccaacaagtccgatccacggttgctccacctcgcaacttacaggacttgaaggatctgatgCTAATGTATTTGTGCCAGATACTagaggacaccttcaggggtcttgtagagtccatgctcAGCGGGTCGGTGGTGTTTTGGCAGCAcccagaggaccaacagcatattagttgttcataatgttttgactcatcagtgtaCACTTAGTCACTCCATGCATCTTGATCGATCATATTTACATGTGGCCACATAAATGTGTCTCCACAAAACAGATATAAACCTGATCTACTATATCGCATTATATGCAAATATAGTTCATTTCCGTGATGATGGTAATACCTGAGCTGATTTCACAGACAGTTTTGTTTCTCTATGTTTGAGAGTTTGCATGTGGCCTGAACAACCAGAAGCATTTACACTTGGCCGAGTTGTGCCTTGTATATTTCTCATTACATCCATCTCGAtcttggagggcatttacacATCAAATAGCAATCTCATCAGTAAAAATgtatgaagtgaccaagtgtaaattcCCACTATCAGATGATGTCCTGACACCATTGTCACTCTATTGTGTTTCTTCATTCAGATGGAGGCAAAAGTTGTGCTTGGCAAACTGCTTCAGAGATTCGAGTTCAGTCTGGTTCCTGGACAGTCGTTCGACATTAAAGACACAGGAACTCTGCGGCCCAAGAGTGGCGTGATCTGCAACATCAAACACTGCACACAGAAATTCTTCTAGGTCCAAGATCTGAATATTTTTGACAAATCTTATGTACTGATCTGTTTGCCATCAAACTCTTGTCCATTATTCAAAAATGAACCTGAACACAGAAGTTTTAACAACTTCATTTATGTGCCACATgcacttattaaaatgtattctgttactaCATAAACAgtatacaatattattattttatcttacCTTGTAAAccattcagaaagctgttttaataCACTACCTattaaaagtttggacacacttgactgaattagTTCGtgatcatttatttaaacattttgatctaaaggcttatgctcaaatgcttgaaattagctCTGTAGACAAATATGAATTTTTCCTCATTCAATACTGTTTGAAAAGAATAAACACCTCATTTAGTTGGTTGAGAGATTACCCAGAGTGTGGAGAGCTGGAATATAGACAAATTtacaaaaataagcatttaagAAACAGTGAAGTTttcaaattcattttaattttgaatacatttatgatttaattaatattttaaaacaaatataaatgaaaactaaatctAAAATCCATAATAAACACTCCAGGTGTTTATAAACCACAGTCTAATTCTTATTCAAGAAATCTGGCAAAATTAGGCAGGTAGGTCATTGACCCAGTAACATAGTTGTTTTTTCTTAGAATAGTGTGAATGGGAGAAGGCTATCATCTGTCATCCAAAACCCTTCAAAATAATGTCCGGATACCAAGAATTACGGGAGACTTATGGGACATTAATATTTGATAAACATCCTGATATAAGTAAAGATATGTGAGCAACCCAAAAATCAGCGCGATCATGCAAGTCCTTCAGGAGATCACGGAATGGGCTACATATATTGTGTTTTTCCtgttgtttgttgtgtttatcaCATTGCTGCATATTGTCtgtatttttgacatgttcaTGAAtcagaaatatgatcatataccTGAACCTCCAAGAGAcaagaaattaatttatatttaatatacg
This window encodes:
- the LOC127621761 gene encoding cholesterol 24-hydroxylase-like, with translation YQAFPFRIKLHVKIVGWKPRAEKYGPVYRLNSLHIVMVQVYCPEAAKTILMSPKYPKNPFVYKRLFNLFGKRFLRNGLVTVRDHDTWYRQRRIMDPAFSSQYLRGMMGTFNEMSERLMDKLEEKADKKTSAVMHDLVNCVTLNVIAKLFPKNWKMVGQFKDAAELLRKTGKKWIQKRRTAMENGEEVPKDILTQILKTAEEEKANNAEDHELMLDIFVTFLIAGQETTANQLSFAIMELGRHPEIYKRAKAEVDEVLGTKRDISNEDIGKLTYLSQVLKETLRLYPSAPGTSRWLPEDMVINGLKIPRGCAVTLSTYVSSRMDTFFKDPLKFDPERFHVNAPKPYYCYYPFALGPRSCLGQAFSQMEAKVVLGKLLQRFEFSLVPGQSFDIKDTGTLRPKSGVICNIKHCTQKFF